In Arthrobacter ramosus, one DNA window encodes the following:
- a CDS encoding VOC family protein has translation MASIVNYFEIGSPDPESARAFYGPLFDWTFGESSPASYQMVNGDQGGLWDTSSPEGTSWAIFYVQVDDVKAAIARAESLGASVAIPFVDNGTIEFAHLLDPHGNRFGVWHPKQPG, from the coding sequence ATGGCCTCCATAGTGAACTACTTCGAAATCGGTTCTCCCGATCCCGAGAGCGCGCGGGCCTTTTACGGCCCACTCTTCGACTGGACTTTCGGTGAGTCCTCGCCTGCCAGCTACCAGATGGTGAATGGCGACCAGGGTGGGCTGTGGGACACGTCCTCGCCCGAGGGAACGTCGTGGGCAATCTTCTACGTGCAAGTCGACGATGTGAAAGCCGCGATCGCCAGGGCCGAGTCGCTCGGTGCGAGCGTGGCCATCCCGTTCGTTGACAACGGCACGATCGAGTTTGCGCACCTCCTGGACCCGCACGGCAACCGTTTCGGTGTGTGGCATCCCAAACAGCCGGGCTGA
- a CDS encoding Hsp20/alpha crystallin family protein: MDNFLRRGGLEVPEPVRRFLQGESDPSLRIEQYQEGETLVVRVDLPGIDPESDVDISVADDTLHIQARREEDAERMDKKGYRSELRYGERSRSIPLPRGVSQDGIVATYEDGVLEIRIQVPEQSEPQTTKIRVVRKGGRESDQSPEEPGN; encoded by the coding sequence ATGGACAACTTTCTCCGTCGCGGCGGACTCGAAGTCCCCGAGCCCGTCCGACGCTTCCTTCAAGGCGAATCCGACCCGTCGCTCCGCATCGAGCAATACCAAGAGGGGGAAACGCTCGTCGTCAGAGTGGATCTGCCGGGAATCGACCCCGAGTCCGACGTCGACATCAGCGTCGCCGACGACACCCTGCATATCCAGGCGCGGCGCGAGGAGGATGCCGAACGCATGGACAAGAAGGGCTACCGGAGCGAGCTCCGCTACGGCGAACGTTCCCGCAGCATTCCGTTGCCCCGCGGAGTGAGCCAGGACGGCATTGTCGCGACGTACGAGGATGGCGTCCTCGAAATCCGTATCCAGGTCCCCGAACAGTCAGAACCGCAGACAACTAAAATCCGTGTGGTCCGCAAGGGTGGCCGCGAATCCGATCAGTCTCCGGAGGAGCCAGGTAACTAG
- a CDS encoding isopenicillin N synthase family dioxygenase, translating into MTLDTLPVIDFSRLDAGPAEAARFRDELRAAMHEVGFLYLAGHGIPQDLTDAILEVSRRFFELPEEEKLAIENVHSPQFRGYTRVGGELTDGGIDWREQIDIGVERDAVEPGPGVAEYWRLEGPNLWPAALPEMREIVSEWTERLSTVSLALLRALAVSLGAPEDTFDAAFAARAFPVLKIVRYPGESNPEPKQGVGSHRDGGVLTLLLVEPGKGGLQVEYQGKWIDAPQVPGTFVVNIGEMLELATNGYLKATLHRVISPLRGTDRISLPFFYNPALDATMPQLAVSPEFQAKARGLSVDPTNSPILETYGDNALRYRLRAHPNVVAEHHADLL; encoded by the coding sequence TTGACACTCGATACATTGCCCGTAATCGATTTCTCCCGTCTGGACGCAGGCCCGGCGGAGGCCGCCCGATTCCGTGACGAACTGCGCGCTGCCATGCATGAGGTCGGCTTCCTCTACCTCGCCGGCCACGGCATCCCGCAGGACTTGACGGACGCCATTCTCGAGGTGTCGCGGCGCTTCTTTGAGCTGCCGGAAGAAGAAAAGCTCGCGATCGAGAATGTCCACAGCCCCCAGTTCCGCGGCTACACCCGCGTTGGCGGCGAGCTTACGGACGGCGGGATCGACTGGCGGGAGCAGATCGACATCGGCGTCGAGCGGGACGCCGTTGAGCCAGGCCCGGGGGTCGCGGAATATTGGCGCCTGGAGGGGCCTAACCTGTGGCCGGCCGCGCTGCCGGAAATGCGGGAAATTGTCTCGGAATGGACCGAACGGCTGAGCACCGTCTCGCTGGCCTTGCTGAGGGCTCTGGCCGTTTCCCTCGGAGCGCCCGAGGACACCTTTGACGCAGCATTCGCCGCACGGGCTTTCCCTGTTCTCAAGATCGTGAGATATCCGGGGGAGTCGAATCCGGAACCCAAGCAGGGCGTGGGGTCCCACCGTGACGGGGGAGTGCTCACGCTACTCCTGGTTGAGCCCGGCAAGGGGGGTCTCCAGGTGGAGTACCAAGGGAAGTGGATCGACGCGCCCCAAGTACCGGGGACTTTCGTGGTCAATATCGGCGAAATGCTGGAACTGGCCACCAACGGCTACCTCAAGGCGACCCTGCACCGGGTCATCTCGCCGCTTCGAGGCACGGACCGGATCTCCCTTCCCTTCTTCTACAATCCTGCACTTGACGCGACCATGCCGCAGCTTGCCGTCAGTCCGGAGTTCCAGGCAAAAGCGCGCGGCTTGTCGGTTGACCCGACGAACAGTCCGATTCTGGAAACCTACGGGGACAACGCCCTCCGCTACCGGCTTCGGGCCCACCCGAACGTCGTAGCAGAGCATCACGCCGACCTGCTGTGA
- a CDS encoding TetR/AcrR family transcriptional regulator, with translation MPKIVDHDKRRVELVEATWRIIASRGIEGATMREIATEAGFANGALKPYFPTKDDLLTFAFGHVFNQTNTRMSDSTAGQRGLSALRSYCHEILPLDAERLNEARIAIAFWQRALTDPAKAALHDSSMEQWREALFDKLREARELGELKEGLNDDDIVGGIMTFALGAQITATLTPEHHSADQLRSQLETYISLISSEKGALVPTAGSKGSA, from the coding sequence GTGCCGAAGATCGTAGACCACGACAAGCGACGGGTGGAACTTGTCGAAGCCACGTGGCGGATCATCGCCAGCAGGGGGATCGAGGGAGCCACCATGCGCGAGATAGCAACGGAAGCAGGCTTTGCCAACGGCGCGCTCAAGCCGTATTTCCCTACAAAGGACGATCTCTTGACGTTTGCTTTCGGCCACGTCTTCAACCAGACGAATACCCGCATGAGCGACTCCACTGCCGGCCAGCGGGGCCTGTCTGCCTTGCGCAGCTATTGCCATGAAATTTTGCCGCTCGATGCCGAAAGGCTCAACGAGGCGCGAATCGCGATCGCCTTCTGGCAGCGCGCACTGACGGACCCGGCGAAGGCCGCCTTGCATGATTCCTCGATGGAGCAATGGCGTGAGGCCCTGTTCGACAAGCTCCGTGAAGCCAGGGAGCTTGGCGAACTGAAGGAGGGACTGAACGACGACGACATCGTTGGCGGGATCATGACGTTCGCGCTCGGTGCGCAAATCACGGCCACACTGACGCCGGAACACCACTCGGCGGATCAGTTGCGGTCCCAACTGGAGACCTATATATCGCTCATTTCATCCGAAAAGGGCGCTCTCGTGCCAACGGCAGGTTCGAAAGGTTCCGCTTAG
- a CDS encoding rhamnulokinase, which translates to MNGQANAGGVFAAVDIGASSGRVMLGRVTGGRPASGKSVSLETVHRFPNGLLELDGGLHWDFDALFDEVLKGLAAAAETAAASGERITSIGIDTWAVDYGLVDASGALRTQPFSYRDERGRTAVADVHKALDPARLYATSGLQFLQFNTLYQLATERELRGVQALLIPDLIAFKLSGQRRTEATNASTTGLFDAVAGEWASEFFKALGLPKNLFPAIIQPGETAGTLLPEIAARTGLPAETAVVAVGSHDTASAVAAVPARQEDFAYISSGTWSLVGVELDSPVLDEASRLANFTNERGVDGTIRYLRNVGGLWLLSECQRTWAAEGHRQELAPLLESAAALPAGGPQINADDPAFIAPDNMPDRIRSAVRAGGAVLPDRPAAVVRCILDSLAAAYARTLARAEELSGKQTSVIHIVGGGSQNRLLCQLTADATGKTVVAGPVEATALGNVLVQARAARAVTGGLSELRALLRASVQLESYEPKSLQRLTTPVVPQSPPLDLEGAEETQSWLRERQDHDRQQQRRRRTH; encoded by the coding sequence ATGAACGGACAGGCCAATGCCGGCGGCGTTTTCGCCGCGGTCGATATCGGAGCGTCCTCGGGCCGCGTCATGCTCGGCCGGGTCACCGGCGGGCGGCCTGCGTCCGGAAAATCAGTCTCGCTCGAAACGGTGCACCGTTTCCCCAACGGCCTCCTAGAGCTCGACGGCGGACTCCACTGGGACTTCGACGCCCTGTTCGACGAGGTGCTCAAGGGACTTGCGGCGGCCGCTGAAACGGCCGCCGCAAGCGGGGAGCGGATCACCAGCATCGGCATCGATACGTGGGCTGTTGACTACGGACTCGTGGATGCTTCCGGTGCCCTGCGTACCCAGCCGTTCAGCTACCGCGACGAGCGCGGCCGCACCGCCGTCGCGGACGTCCACAAGGCGCTGGATCCGGCGCGGCTCTATGCCACCAGCGGACTGCAGTTCCTTCAGTTCAATACGCTCTACCAGCTCGCCACCGAACGTGAACTGCGCGGCGTCCAGGCGTTGCTCATCCCGGACTTGATTGCGTTCAAGCTGAGCGGGCAACGCCGTACCGAGGCCACGAATGCTTCCACCACCGGGCTTTTTGACGCCGTCGCGGGGGAGTGGGCCAGCGAATTCTTCAAGGCACTCGGCTTACCCAAAAACCTGTTCCCGGCCATTATCCAGCCAGGCGAGACCGCAGGCACGCTACTGCCGGAGATCGCGGCCCGGACAGGGTTGCCGGCGGAGACTGCTGTGGTTGCCGTGGGATCGCACGACACCGCCTCGGCCGTGGCAGCCGTTCCCGCCCGGCAAGAAGACTTCGCCTACATTTCCTCCGGCACCTGGTCCCTCGTGGGTGTGGAACTGGACAGCCCGGTCCTCGATGAAGCAAGCCGCTTGGCGAACTTCACCAACGAGCGGGGCGTCGACGGCACCATCAGGTACCTGCGCAACGTCGGTGGCCTGTGGTTGCTCAGCGAATGCCAACGCACCTGGGCCGCCGAAGGGCATCGACAGGAACTAGCCCCGCTCCTGGAGTCCGCGGCGGCTCTTCCCGCCGGCGGCCCCCAAATCAACGCCGACGACCCGGCGTTCATCGCCCCGGACAACATGCCGGACCGCATCCGATCCGCGGTGCGCGCCGGCGGTGCCGTCCTCCCGGACCGGCCAGCCGCCGTCGTGCGCTGCATCCTGGACAGCCTCGCGGCCGCCTACGCCAGGACCCTGGCGCGCGCCGAAGAACTCTCCGGGAAGCAGACGTCGGTGATCCACATCGTCGGCGGCGGCTCGCAGAACAGGCTGCTGTGCCAGCTCACCGCTGATGCCACTGGCAAGACGGTTGTTGCCGGCCCCGTGGAAGCCACGGCGCTCGGGAACGTACTGGTTCAGGCCCGGGCCGCACGAGCCGTTACCGGAGGCCTGTCCGAACTCCGGGCACTCCTGAGGGCCAGCGTCCAGCTTGAAAGCTACGAGCCGAAGAGCCTCCAGAGGCTAACAACGCCTGTTGTGCCGCAAAGCCCCCCGCTAGACTTAGAAGGCGCCGAAGAGACGCAAAGTTGGTTGCGGGAAAGGCAAGATCATGACCGACAGCAGCAGCGGCGTCGAAGAACCCACTGA
- a CDS encoding nuclear transport factor 2 family protein, translating into MGATENAELVRRGYEAFNTGDLAALSELFAEDAVWYAAGNGVLSGTKQGRDAILAYFGELGARSQGTFQATVQDIVGGENHTIGLQQSRAESDGKTLDIATAISFVLRDGKVVEGREFFEDTAKADEFWT; encoded by the coding sequence ATGGGAGCTACAGAAAACGCCGAATTGGTCCGGCGGGGATACGAGGCCTTTAACACAGGTGATCTGGCGGCACTCAGCGAGCTGTTCGCGGAGGACGCAGTCTGGTACGCAGCTGGAAATGGCGTGCTGTCCGGGACGAAGCAAGGACGCGACGCGATCCTGGCGTATTTCGGCGAGCTCGGGGCGCGCTCCCAAGGTACCTTCCAAGCGACGGTCCAGGACATCGTCGGCGGAGAAAACCACACAATCGGGCTCCAGCAAAGCCGCGCCGAAAGCGATGGAAAGACCCTGGACATTGCGACTGCCATCTCCTTCGTACTCCGCGACGGAAAGGTTGTCGAAGGCCGGGAGTTCTTCGAGGACACGGCCAAGGCAGACGAATTCTGGACCTGA
- a CDS encoding bifunctional aldolase/short-chain dehydrogenase produces the protein MNMQNTTNKTVEELITRSNRLGADKRNTNFAGGNTSAKGTETDPVTGEDVELLWVKGSGGDLGTLKAENLAVLRLDRLQALKAVYPGVEREDDMVAAFDYCLFGKGGAAPSIDTAMHGLVDAAHVDHLHPDSGIAIATAVDGEALTSKIFGNKVVWVPWRRPGFQLGLDIAAVKEANPQAIGTILGGHGITAWGATSGEAEANSLWIIEQAERYIAQNGKAEPFGAKLPGYTALPEAERRAKAAALAPVIRGLASADKPQVGHFSDDPRVLEFLEGAGHPRLGALGTSCPDHFLRTKVKPLVLDLPADAGIEESTARLKDLHAAYREDYQAYYDRHAHADSPALRGADPAIVLVPGVGMFSYGKDKQTARVAGEFYLNAINVMRGAEAISSYAPIEESEKFRIEYWALEEAKLARMPKPKSHATRIALVTGAASGIGKAIATRLAAEGACVVIADLNLDNAQAVAAELGGDDVAIGVQADVTDEAQIAAAIQEAVLAFGGLDLVVNNAGLSISKPLLETTGKDWDLQHNVMAKGSFLVSKAAAKVMIDQGMGGDIVYISSKNSVFAGPNNIAYSATKADQAHQVRLLAAELGEYGIRVNGINPDGVVRGSGIFAGGWGAKRAAVYGVEEQELGKYYAQRTLLKREVLPEHVANAAAVLTSNELSHTTGLHIPVDAGVAAAFLR, from the coding sequence ATGAACATGCAGAACACAACTAACAAGACTGTTGAGGAACTGATCACCCGTTCCAACCGCCTCGGCGCGGACAAGCGGAACACGAACTTCGCCGGAGGGAACACCTCGGCGAAGGGCACGGAGACGGACCCCGTCACCGGGGAGGACGTCGAGCTCCTCTGGGTCAAGGGATCCGGCGGCGACCTGGGAACCCTGAAGGCCGAAAACCTGGCCGTTTTGCGCCTGGACCGGCTGCAGGCACTCAAGGCTGTTTACCCCGGCGTCGAGCGCGAAGACGACATGGTGGCCGCCTTCGATTACTGCCTGTTCGGCAAGGGCGGCGCCGCGCCCTCGATCGATACCGCCATGCATGGACTCGTCGATGCCGCACACGTGGACCACCTGCACCCGGACTCGGGCATCGCGATAGCGACGGCGGTGGACGGCGAAGCGCTGACGTCCAAGATCTTCGGTAACAAGGTTGTATGGGTTCCCTGGCGCCGCCCGGGCTTCCAGCTCGGCTTGGACATCGCAGCGGTCAAGGAAGCCAACCCGCAGGCCATCGGCACGATCCTGGGCGGCCACGGCATCACCGCGTGGGGAGCCACGAGCGGGGAAGCCGAGGCCAACTCCCTCTGGATCATCGAGCAGGCCGAACGCTACATTGCCCAGAACGGCAAGGCCGAGCCGTTCGGCGCCAAACTCCCCGGCTACACCGCGCTCCCGGAAGCCGAGCGTCGCGCCAAGGCGGCCGCGTTGGCTCCCGTCATCCGCGGCCTCGCTTCGGCCGACAAGCCGCAGGTGGGCCACTTCAGCGACGATCCGCGTGTCCTGGAGTTCCTCGAAGGAGCCGGGCATCCCCGCCTGGGGGCGCTGGGCACCTCCTGCCCTGACCACTTCCTGCGTACCAAGGTCAAGCCGCTCGTCCTGGACCTGCCCGCCGACGCCGGCATCGAGGAGAGCACCGCACGCCTGAAAGACCTCCACGCCGCATACCGCGAGGACTATCAGGCTTACTACGACCGCCACGCCCACGCCGATTCGCCCGCCCTGCGCGGGGCTGACCCGGCCATCGTCCTGGTCCCCGGCGTGGGCATGTTCTCCTACGGCAAGGACAAACAGACAGCCCGCGTCGCCGGAGAGTTCTACCTGAACGCGATCAACGTGATGCGCGGCGCCGAGGCCATCTCCTCCTACGCCCCGATCGAGGAATCCGAGAAGTTCCGGATCGAATACTGGGCCCTTGAAGAGGCCAAGCTGGCCCGGATGCCCAAGCCGAAGTCCCACGCCACGCGCATCGCCTTGGTGACGGGCGCGGCGTCGGGCATCGGCAAGGCGATCGCCACCCGCCTCGCCGCGGAGGGCGCCTGCGTGGTCATCGCGGACCTCAACCTGGACAACGCGCAGGCAGTCGCCGCCGAACTCGGCGGTGACGACGTCGCCATCGGAGTCCAAGCAGACGTCACCGACGAAGCCCAGATCGCCGCCGCCATCCAGGAAGCCGTCCTGGCCTTCGGCGGACTCGACCTGGTGGTGAACAACGCGGGACTGTCCATCTCCAAGCCGCTCCTGGAAACCACCGGGAAGGACTGGGACCTGCAGCACAACGTCATGGCCAAGGGCTCGTTCCTGGTCTCCAAAGCCGCGGCCAAGGTCATGATCGACCAGGGCATGGGCGGGGACATCGTCTACATTTCCTCCAAGAACTCGGTATTCGCGGGCCCGAACAACATCGCCTACTCCGCCACCAAGGCAGACCAGGCCCACCAGGTCCGCCTGCTGGCCGCTGAACTGGGCGAGTACGGCATCCGCGTCAACGGCATCAACCCCGACGGCGTGGTCCGCGGCTCCGGGATCTTCGCCGGCGGTTGGGGCGCCAAGCGCGCCGCCGTCTACGGCGTCGAGGAGCAGGAACTGGGCAAGTACTACGCCCAGCGCACCCTGCTCAAGCGCGAAGTCCTGCCCGAGCACGTGGCCAACGCCGCCGCCGTGCTCACCAGCAACGAACTCTCGCACACCACCGGCCTGCACATCCCGGTCGACGCGGGCGTCGCCGCGGCCTTCCTGCGATGA
- a CDS encoding YegP family protein has product MAGKFELFVDTRERYRFRLKAADGTVMAVSKDFETKRAAVVGIREVRACAGMGLITDLCPSQPAASGPAPEISPPALAEEGPARVRNWLGRTSIVRRRGHKALTSKRWLNLVK; this is encoded by the coding sequence ATGGCAGGAAAGTTTGAACTGTTTGTCGATACCCGGGAACGCTATCGGTTCCGGCTGAAGGCAGCGGACGGGACTGTCATGGCGGTCTCGAAGGATTTTGAGACCAAGCGCGCCGCAGTGGTGGGAATCCGCGAAGTGCGGGCGTGCGCGGGGATGGGACTGATCACTGACCTGTGTCCGAGCCAGCCGGCAGCATCCGGACCAGCACCGGAAATCTCCCCGCCGGCCCTGGCCGAAGAGGGGCCGGCCCGGGTCCGGAATTGGCTGGGCCGAACCTCTATCGTCCGTAGGCGCGGCCACAAAGCCCTGACGTCCAAGCGCTGGCTGAACCTGGTCAAATAG
- the rhaI gene encoding L-rhamnose isomerase yields the protein MNITETALGRLGELAIEVPSWAYGNSGTRFKVFGTPGTPRTIQEKLADAAKVHELTGLAPTVALHIPWDKVDDYSALREYAEDLGVGLGTINSNTFQDDAYKYGSLTSSDAAVRRRAIDHHLECIGIMHASGSRDLKIWLADGTNYPGQDDMRGRQDRLSESLQEIYAGLGETQRLVLEYKFFEPAFYHTDVPDWGTSYAQTLALGEKAFVCLDTGHHAPGTNIEFIVMQLLRLGKLGSFDFNSRFYADDDLIVGAADPFQLFRIMHEVIRGGGFGKESGVALMLDQCHNLEEKIPGQIRSVLNVQEMTARALLIDTDALTEAQREGDVLAANGIFNDAFYTDVRPVLAEWRESRGLPADPMTAFKASGYQKKINEDRVGGQQAGWGA from the coding sequence ATGAACATCACGGAAACGGCCCTGGGCCGCCTCGGGGAATTGGCCATCGAGGTTCCCTCGTGGGCCTACGGCAACTCGGGCACGCGATTCAAGGTGTTCGGCACGCCCGGCACCCCGCGGACCATCCAGGAGAAGCTGGCCGACGCCGCGAAAGTCCACGAACTAACGGGCCTTGCACCGACCGTGGCACTGCACATCCCGTGGGACAAGGTGGACGATTACTCCGCACTCCGCGAGTACGCGGAGGACCTTGGCGTCGGGCTGGGGACGATCAACTCCAATACGTTCCAGGACGACGCGTACAAGTACGGCTCCCTGACGTCCTCTGACGCAGCTGTGCGCCGCCGGGCGATCGATCATCACCTGGAATGCATCGGGATCATGCATGCCAGCGGCTCCCGGGACCTGAAGATCTGGCTGGCCGACGGCACCAACTATCCCGGCCAGGACGACATGCGCGGCCGCCAGGACCGCCTCTCGGAATCGCTGCAGGAGATCTACGCGGGACTCGGCGAAACCCAGCGCCTGGTGCTGGAATACAAGTTCTTCGAGCCGGCTTTCTACCACACCGACGTTCCGGACTGGGGTACTTCTTACGCGCAGACCCTCGCGCTGGGAGAGAAGGCATTCGTCTGCCTGGACACTGGCCACCATGCACCCGGCACCAACATCGAGTTCATCGTCATGCAGCTGTTGCGCCTCGGCAAGCTTGGTTCCTTCGACTTCAACTCGCGCTTCTACGCAGACGACGACCTGATCGTCGGTGCTGCGGATCCTTTCCAGTTGTTCCGCATCATGCACGAGGTCATCCGCGGCGGCGGATTCGGTAAAGAGTCCGGCGTCGCCCTCATGCTGGACCAATGCCACAACCTGGAGGAGAAGATCCCGGGCCAGATACGGTCCGTGCTCAACGTCCAGGAAATGACGGCCCGCGCGCTGCTCATCGACACGGACGCGCTCACCGAAGCGCAACGCGAAGGCGATGTCCTGGCCGCCAACGGCATTTTCAACGACGCCTTCTATACCGATGTCCGGCCGGTCCTGGCCGAGTGGCGCGAATCGCGTGGCCTGCCCGCGGATCCGATGACGGCGTTCAAGGCCAGCGGCTACCAGAAGAAAATCAACGAGGACCGCGTGGGCGGCCAGCAAGCCGGATGGGGCGCATAA
- a CDS encoding LacI family DNA-binding transcriptional regulator encodes MPSGPGAKLTDVAALARVSVGTVSNVLNRPDQVSFDKRTRVLAAIEELGFVRNESARSLRSGSTRSLGMLVLDVRNPFFTDVALGAENVAEDHKHSLILANSAEDAGREQAYLDLFEQQRVQGVLITPFGQVLQRLERMRDRGIPSVLVDRLASTDQFCSVSVDDVAGGATALEHLLSVGAVRPAFVGGPFTLQQVEDRYRGAADAAARAGVPLQLFETPDLKFERGRRIGDLMGNLQPDKRPDAVFAANDQLALGLLQSFAANGLRVPEDIAIVGFDDIDFASQSSIPLSSISQPRQLIGERAAQLLFEEIDDEPGHVHSQVVFTPELVARQSTVRR; translated from the coding sequence GTGCCAAGCGGCCCGGGAGCAAAGCTGACAGACGTCGCTGCCCTTGCGAGAGTTTCGGTCGGCACAGTGTCGAATGTCCTCAACCGGCCCGACCAAGTGTCGTTCGACAAGAGGACCCGCGTTCTTGCCGCCATCGAGGAGCTGGGATTCGTGCGCAACGAATCAGCCCGCTCGCTGCGGTCCGGATCCACCAGGAGCCTCGGCATGCTGGTGTTGGACGTGCGCAACCCCTTCTTCACAGATGTCGCTTTGGGCGCCGAGAACGTCGCCGAAGACCACAAGCACTCCTTGATCCTGGCCAACAGCGCCGAAGACGCCGGCCGCGAGCAGGCCTATCTGGACCTGTTCGAGCAGCAACGTGTCCAAGGAGTTTTGATCACTCCCTTCGGACAAGTTCTTCAACGGCTCGAAAGAATGCGCGACCGGGGCATCCCCTCCGTGCTCGTCGACAGGCTCGCGAGCACGGATCAGTTCTGCTCGGTCTCAGTGGACGATGTCGCCGGCGGCGCCACTGCCCTGGAGCATCTCCTCAGCGTCGGTGCGGTACGCCCGGCATTCGTCGGCGGCCCCTTCACGCTGCAGCAGGTCGAGGACCGCTACCGGGGCGCAGCCGACGCGGCAGCGCGTGCGGGAGTCCCGCTTCAACTATTCGAAACGCCGGATCTGAAATTCGAGCGCGGGCGCCGGATTGGAGATCTCATGGGGAATCTGCAGCCCGACAAGCGCCCGGACGCCGTGTTTGCCGCCAACGATCAATTGGCCCTGGGGCTCTTGCAATCCTTCGCTGCGAACGGGCTACGCGTGCCCGAGGACATTGCCATCGTCGGTTTCGACGACATCGACTTCGCCTCCCAGTCTAGCATCCCGCTCAGCTCCATCAGTCAGCCGAGGCAGCTGATCGGCGAGCGTGCCGCCCAGCTCCTCTTCGAGGAAATCGACGACGAACCCGGCCACGTGCACAGCCAAGTGGTGTTCACGCCGGAACTCGTGGCGAGGCAGAGCACAGTCCGCCGCTAA
- a CDS encoding alpha/beta hydrolase translates to MIDTAEAVLHDGTTIAVTIHGNGRALMLPARFAPYPPDEAETMRRWGADPDLGPKLVNGLARSHRVVVADYESHRMAHPAPDTLTPGNVTADLLAIADAADAGSFAYYGYSWLALCGLQLAIRTDRLWALVMGGFPPLDGPYESMLAVTRAAHSMSTQSADLVPSPSPDVEPGDWDSVPVQTNDAQTRQFVTLYGALQDFDDPSAEVPPGLPRLAFAGADDRIDYGPAWGNVHVRIGEPLTTHKQALIDTGWDVQVLPGLDHIGAMHSSVVLPLLTDWLRKVG, encoded by the coding sequence GTGATTGACACCGCTGAGGCCGTTCTTCACGACGGCACGACCATCGCCGTAACCATCCACGGAAACGGACGCGCCCTGATGCTCCCGGCCCGCTTCGCCCCCTATCCCCCGGACGAAGCCGAAACGATGCGCCGCTGGGGCGCTGACCCGGATCTGGGACCCAAGCTGGTGAATGGACTCGCGCGATCCCACCGTGTCGTCGTCGCCGATTATGAAAGCCACCGGATGGCACACCCCGCACCGGACACCCTTACTCCAGGGAATGTCACGGCTGATCTCCTTGCCATCGCCGACGCCGCTGATGCCGGCAGCTTCGCCTACTACGGTTACTCCTGGCTGGCACTCTGCGGGCTGCAACTCGCAATCCGTACCGACCGGCTCTGGGCACTAGTGATGGGCGGATTCCCACCCCTCGATGGGCCTTACGAGAGCATGTTGGCGGTGACCCGGGCAGCACATTCGATGTCCACGCAATCCGCCGACCTGGTTCCTTCACCTAGCCCTGACGTTGAGCCCGGGGACTGGGATTCGGTGCCCGTTCAAACGAACGACGCACAGACCCGTCAATTCGTCACCCTCTACGGAGCCCTTCAGGACTTCGACGATCCCTCCGCCGAAGTCCCGCCGGGCTTGCCCCGACTCGCCTTCGCAGGGGCGGACGACCGGATCGATTACGGCCCGGCATGGGGCAACGTTCACGTAAGGATCGGCGAACCCCTGACGACACACAAGCAAGCCCTCATTGACACCGGGTGGGATGTCCAAGTGCTCCCTGGCCTCGATCACATCGGGGCGATGCATAGCTCCGTCGTCTTGCCTCTCCTGACGGACTGGCTACGGAAGGTCGGCTAG